A region of Rattus rattus isolate New Zealand chromosome 7, Rrattus_CSIRO_v1, whole genome shotgun sequence DNA encodes the following proteins:
- the LOC116905845 gene encoding eukaryotic translation initiation factor 1-like, whose protein sequence is MSAIQNLHSFDPFADASKGDDLLPAGTEDYIHIRTQQRNSRKTLTIVQGIADDYDKKKLVKAFKKKCACNGTVVEHSEYGEVIQLQGDQRKNTCQFLTETGLAKDDQLKVHGF, encoded by the coding sequence ATGTCCGCTATCCAGAACCTCCACTCTTTTGACCCCTTTGCTGATGCAAGTAAGGGTGATGACCTGCTTCCTGCTGGCACTGAGGATTATATCCATATAAGAACTCAACAGAGAAACAGCAGGAAGACCCTTACAATTGTCCAAGGGATCGCTGATGATTACGATAAAAAGAAACTAGTGAAGGCGTTTAAGAAGAAATGTGCCTGCAATGGTACTGTAGTTGAGCATTCAGAATATGGAGAAGTAATTCAGCTACAGGGTGACCAGCGCAAGAACACATGCCAGTTCCTGACAGAGACTGGACTGGCTAAGGACGATCAGCTGAAGGTTCATGGGTTTTAA